A single genomic interval of Chryseobacterium paludis harbors:
- a CDS encoding PaaI family thioesterase — MDRLEQLRQFIGREFDQSPSPFMKWLNPIIISVEEGNLEFQYTVRPEWLNPIGKLHGGVTAAIVDDMIGATMFSLNENSFITTINNVIDYFSTAKENDNIVAETKIIKRGKQFVNAQCEIWNADKTRLIARGTSNLFKINN; from the coding sequence ATGGATCGATTAGAACAGTTAAGACAATTCATTGGAAGGGAATTTGATCAGTCTCCTTCACCTTTTATGAAATGGCTGAATCCCATTATTATTTCCGTAGAAGAAGGAAATCTGGAATTTCAGTATACCGTACGTCCGGAGTGGCTGAATCCTATTGGCAAACTTCATGGTGGAGTAACCGCGGCTATTGTTGATGACATGATAGGTGCCACTATGTTTTCACTAAATGAAAATTCTTTCATAACAACCATAAATAATGTCATCGATTATTTTTCAACTGCGAAAGAAAATGATAATATTGTAGCGGAAACTAAAATCATTAAAAGAGGGAAGCAATTTGTGAATGCCCAATGCGAAATATGGAACGCAGATAAAACAAGATTAATTGCAAGGGGAACCTCTAATTTATTTAAAATCAATAACTAG
- a CDS encoding acetyl-CoA C-acetyltransferase, with protein METKKVAIIGYNRIPFARMNTAYANAGNQDLLVSALNGLIDRYHLKGKLLGEVAGGAVIKHISESNLIRETVMNTSLDQATPACDLQQACDTGIEAAIYIGNKIALGQIESGIACGVEAMSNIPFESSARLRKALLKANKEKSAFGKLKQLLSPKLKDWMPIPYKGQEPKTGLVMGEHTEITAKYYQISREDQDELAFKSHKNMAKAYDEGFFSDMITPAFGLDKDNNLRIDTSLEKLAQLKPAFDKKNGTLTAGNSTPFTDGASAILLASEEWAKENNLPILAYITFSELAGIEYVENKQNLLLAPVFAAERMLKKAGMSLEDFDYYEIHEAFAAQVLATIKIWENDDLAKKFGLEKALGKIDRNKLNVKGGSLAAAHPFAATGGRIIATLAKLLNEKGSGKGFISICAARGQGITMILEK; from the coding sequence ATGGAAACAAAAAAAGTGGCTATTATAGGATACAACAGAATTCCTTTTGCCAGAATGAATACCGCTTATGCAAATGCCGGAAATCAGGATTTGCTGGTCTCTGCTTTAAATGGATTAATAGACCGCTATCATCTGAAAGGGAAACTTCTTGGAGAAGTTGCCGGTGGTGCTGTTATCAAACATATTTCGGAAAGCAACCTCATCAGAGAAACCGTAATGAATACTTCTCTGGATCAGGCAACTCCGGCATGTGATCTGCAACAGGCCTGTGATACTGGAATTGAAGCCGCAATCTATATTGGAAATAAAATTGCCTTGGGTCAAATAGAAAGTGGCATCGCCTGTGGTGTCGAAGCAATGAGCAATATTCCTTTTGAATCATCAGCAAGATTGCGTAAAGCTCTCCTAAAAGCTAATAAAGAAAAATCAGCTTTCGGAAAGTTAAAGCAATTATTAAGTCCTAAGCTGAAAGACTGGATGCCAATTCCTTATAAAGGGCAAGAACCTAAAACTGGTTTAGTGATGGGTGAACACACGGAAATAACTGCAAAATACTACCAGATATCCCGGGAAGATCAGGACGAACTGGCTTTTAAAAGTCACAAAAATATGGCAAAAGCTTATGATGAAGGTTTCTTTAGTGATATGATCACCCCTGCTTTTGGCCTGGATAAAGACAACAACCTGCGCATTGATACAAGTCTTGAAAAATTAGCTCAGCTAAAACCCGCTTTTGATAAAAAAAACGGAACCTTAACAGCTGGAAATTCTACCCCATTTACAGATGGAGCTTCAGCTATTTTATTAGCAAGTGAAGAATGGGCAAAAGAAAATAACCTCCCGATCTTAGCATATATTACCTTTTCAGAATTAGCCGGAATTGAATATGTTGAAAATAAACAAAATTTACTTTTAGCGCCTGTTTTTGCAGCAGAAAGAATGTTGAAAAAAGCAGGAATGAGCCTTGAAGATTTTGATTATTATGAAATCCATGAAGCTTTTGCAGCACAGGTTCTGGCAACAATTAAAATTTGGGAAAATGATGATCTCGCTAAAAAATTTGGCCTCGAAAAAGCATTGGGAAAAATAGACAGAAATAAACTTAACGTAAAAGGAGGAAGCCTTGCTGCAGCCCATCCATTTGCAGCAACAGGTGGTAGAATAATTGCCACACTGGCTAAACTTTTAAATGAAAAAGGAAGTGGAAAAGGCTTTATTTCAATTTGTGCGGCCAGAGGGCAGGGAATTACAATGATCTTAGAAAAATAA
- a CDS encoding TetR/AcrR family transcriptional regulator has protein sequence MSKAEKTKQFIIETTAPLFNKKGYLSTTLSDITEATGLTKGSIYGNFENKDEVALEAYKYNSTLLSKSMARSLGEDFPSALDKLKAFVNFYRKSWKAVFLNGGCPLMNAATEADDTFPILKKQVTLSFEGWIKKISTTIVEGQKNGELKKNANANELASLFIMLTEGGILLSKTTGDESYLNLALDRILLIIDQELNIIPS, from the coding sequence ATGTCAAAAGCAGAAAAGACCAAACAGTTTATTATTGAGACAACAGCCCCCTTATTTAATAAGAAAGGCTATCTCTCAACGACGCTTTCGGACATTACGGAAGCTACAGGATTAACAAAAGGCAGTATTTATGGCAACTTTGAAAACAAAGACGAAGTGGCGCTTGAAGCTTATAAATACAATTCAACATTATTGAGTAAGAGTATGGCCAGATCTTTGGGAGAGGACTTTCCTTCTGCCCTGGATAAATTAAAGGCCTTTGTCAATTTTTATCGCAAAAGCTGGAAAGCAGTTTTTCTTAATGGTGGATGTCCTCTGATGAATGCTGCTACCGAGGCAGACGATACTTTCCCAATACTAAAAAAACAGGTAACTCTATCTTTTGAGGGGTGGATTAAAAAAATCTCAACAACAATTGTTGAAGGTCAGAAAAATGGAGAGCTTAAGAAAAATGCGAACGCCAACGAATTGGCTTCCCTATTCATTATGCTAACCGAAGGAGGAATTTTACTTTCCAAAACAACTGGTGATGAAAGCTATCTAAATCTTGCCTTAGACAGAATATTATTAATTATAGATCAGGAACTCAATATCATTCCATCATAA
- a CDS encoding alpha/beta hydrolase, protein MSHHIQPAETDPHILKDIRAFLKELNGGGGKPIEEMSPEDARQVLVGAQKSVSFDYSDIEESERTITQDGISLNIHIVKPKGAKDNLPVFMFFHGGGWVLGDFPTHKRLVRDLVVKSGAVAVFPDYTPSPEAQYPTAVNQAYAATKWVAENGKDIGVDGSKLAVVGNSVGGNMAAVVSLMAKDKNGPKLQYQVLLWPVTDSDFSRESYEKYGQERFLTAPLMKWMWDNYTTDLEKRKEKYASPYQASLEELKGLPPALLHVAENDILHDEGVAYGRKLDEAGVPTTLAVYKGFIHDYGMLNPLAHIPAIQESIAQAASTIKEALFK, encoded by the coding sequence ATGTCACACCATATCCAACCCGCAGAAACCGATCCACATATTCTAAAAGATATTCGCGCATTTCTTAAAGAACTCAACGGTGGAGGCGGAAAACCAATTGAAGAAATGTCGCCTGAAGACGCAAGACAAGTTCTTGTGGGAGCACAAAAATCAGTAAGTTTTGATTATTCTGATATTGAAGAGTCTGAAAGAACAATTACCCAGGATGGAATTTCACTAAATATCCACATTGTAAAACCTAAAGGAGCAAAAGATAATCTTCCGGTATTTATGTTCTTCCATGGTGGCGGATGGGTTTTAGGAGATTTTCCTACTCATAAAAGATTAGTGAGGGATCTTGTTGTAAAAAGTGGTGCTGTTGCAGTATTCCCGGATTACACACCTTCTCCTGAAGCTCAATATCCTACAGCTGTTAATCAAGCATATGCCGCTACAAAATGGGTTGCTGAAAATGGGAAAGATATTGGCGTTGATGGTTCAAAATTAGCGGTCGTTGGAAATAGTGTGGGTGGAAATATGGCTGCAGTAGTTTCTTTGATGGCAAAAGACAAAAACGGACCAAAACTTCAATACCAGGTTTTATTATGGCCAGTTACTGACTCTGATTTCTCAAGAGAATCTTATGAAAAATATGGACAGGAAAGATTTTTAACTGCTCCGTTAATGAAATGGATGTGGGATAACTATACCACAGATCTTGAAAAAAGAAAAGAGAAATATGCTTCACCATATCAGGCTTCTCTTGAAGAACTGAAAGGATTACCTCCGGCATTGCTTCACGTTGCTGAAAATGATATTCTTCATGACGAAGGGGTAGCCTACGGAAGAAAATTGGACGAAGCAGGAGTTCCTACCACACTTGCTGTTTATAAAGGATTCATTCACGATTACGGAATGCTGAATCCATTGGCTCACATTCCCGCCATTCAGGAATCAATAGCTCAGGCAGCTTCAACAATAAAAGAAGCTTTATTTAAATAA
- a CDS encoding OsmC family protein — protein MKRNATAVWNGNIKEGKGSLTTQSTTLNETQYSFNSRFADGVGTNPEELLAAAHAGCFTMKLSAELSQAGFTPEELKTTSVITLDPSIGKITKSELTLTAKVPGLSEEDFQKYAKIAEEGCPVSAAFNFEITLNATLA, from the coding sequence ATGAAACGTAACGCAACAGCCGTTTGGAACGGTAACATCAAAGAAGGAAAAGGAAGTTTAACGACTCAAAGTACTACTTTAAACGAAACACAGTATTCTTTCAACAGCCGCTTTGCTGATGGAGTAGGAACAAACCCGGAAGAGTTATTGGCTGCTGCTCACGCAGGATGCTTTACCATGAAACTAAGTGCAGAATTATCACAAGCAGGTTTTACTCCTGAGGAATTAAAAACAACTTCTGTGATTACCCTTGATCCAAGTATCGGAAAAATTACGAAGTCGGAATTAACTTTAACTGCAAAAGTTCCTGGCCTTTCTGAAGAGGATTTCCAAAAGTATGCTAAAATAGCTGAAGAAGGATGTCCTGTAAGTGCAGCTTTCAATTTTGAAATTACCTTGAATGCTACTTTAGCTTAA
- a CDS encoding helix-turn-helix domain-containing protein, translating to MLSQSLIFEDPYKKFGFDVFSEENLDTLKENRFRSEIKIFFVPPGYELSVDFNHYKTDVPTLFFLTNQYLDVKKGNPNESVLLYYNRDFYCIQIHDKEVACDGLLFHNIFEIPKVELDSEESIVIESLLKNIRHELEWKQSSNEEMIRTYLKQIIIHSTRKWKKQNLETDVVNIPGNELDVFRDFSRNLEIHFREKHNVADYAEILRIAPKTLTHKFKHLNLESPNQLIINRILLEAKRLLFYTDKPVKEIAYDLGYEDPAYFNRLFTNKVGSTPSNFKKSYSSGKKYNI from the coding sequence ATGCTCTCACAAAGTTTAATTTTTGAAGACCCTTATAAAAAGTTTGGATTCGATGTTTTTTCTGAAGAAAATTTAGACACCCTTAAAGAAAATAGGTTCCGTTCCGAGATCAAAATTTTTTTTGTTCCTCCTGGATATGAACTCAGTGTGGATTTCAATCATTACAAGACAGACGTACCTACGCTGTTTTTTCTTACTAATCAATACCTCGATGTAAAAAAGGGAAACCCGAACGAATCTGTTCTTCTTTATTATAATAGGGACTTTTACTGCATTCAGATCCACGATAAAGAAGTTGCCTGTGATGGGCTTCTTTTTCACAACATTTTTGAAATTCCAAAAGTAGAACTTGATTCAGAGGAGTCTATCGTTATTGAAAGTTTACTTAAAAATATAAGGCATGAGCTCGAATGGAAACAGTCGTCGAATGAGGAAATGATCAGAACCTATCTGAAACAGATTATCATTCATTCAACAAGAAAATGGAAAAAGCAAAACCTGGAAACGGATGTCGTTAATATTCCTGGTAATGAATTGGATGTATTCAGAGACTTTAGCAGAAACCTGGAAATCCATTTCAGGGAAAAACATAATGTTGCCGATTATGCAGAAATATTGCGTATTGCCCCAAAAACATTGACTCATAAATTTAAACATTTAAATTTGGAATCTCCAAATCAGTTGATCATTAACAGGATTTTGCTCGAAGCGAAAAGGCTACTATTTTATACGGATAAACCGGTAAAAGAAATTGCTTACGACCTCGGATATGAAGACCCTGCTTATTTCAACAGACTTTTTACAAACAAAGTAGGCAGTACACCTTCCAATTTCAAAAAAAGTTACTCATCGGGAAAAAAGTACAATATTTAG
- a CDS encoding AraC family transcriptional regulator has translation MSSLENILREITPLSPEDSFLVFDRIKTSFDFPYHYHPEIEINFIYKGKGYRRMVGDHTGEIGEIELVLVGPNLPHCWANYKCKNKKTYEIVVQFNQDFFNQSLMQKNILKPISNLINESIRGILFSKETAEKLKESFLNLSKMNSFESFIEIMKILNELATAENKTFLSSYSIELETFVDSDKMKTIHDFVHKNFENKITLDHIASLINMSSVSFNRFIKKRTGKTFVNYLNEIRVSYAARWLMEKNLTISEIAFEAGFNNIANFNKVFKSIKKTTPTEFKEQFKGVKKIE, from the coding sequence ATGAGCAGTTTAGAAAATATTCTGAGAGAAATAACTCCTCTATCTCCAGAGGATAGTTTTCTTGTATTTGACAGGATAAAAACATCCTTTGATTTCCCCTATCATTATCACCCGGAAATTGAGATCAATTTTATTTATAAAGGAAAAGGATATCGCCGGATGGTAGGTGATCATACGGGAGAGATCGGAGAGATCGAATTAGTGCTGGTTGGTCCTAATCTTCCACATTGCTGGGCGAATTATAAATGTAAGAACAAGAAAACGTATGAAATTGTAGTACAGTTCAATCAGGATTTCTTTAACCAATCTCTGATGCAGAAAAATATTCTGAAACCCATTAGCAATTTGATCAATGAATCGATCAGGGGAATTTTGTTCTCGAAGGAAACGGCAGAAAAGCTGAAGGAATCATTTCTTAATTTATCAAAGATGAATAGTTTTGAATCTTTTATAGAGATCATGAAAATTCTCAATGAATTGGCTACCGCTGAAAATAAAACATTTTTATCATCCTATAGTATTGAACTTGAGACATTTGTGGATAGTGATAAAATGAAAACGATCCATGATTTCGTTCATAAAAACTTTGAAAATAAAATCACCTTAGATCATATAGCCTCACTGATCAATATGAGTAGTGTGAGCTTTAATAGGTTTATCAAGAAAAGGACAGGTAAAACTTTTGTGAACTACCTCAATGAGATAAGAGTAAGTTATGCTGCCCGTTGGCTAATGGAAAAAAACCTTACTATTTCTGAAATTGCTTTTGAAGCAGGTTTTAATAATATTGCCAACTTTAATAAGGTTTTTAAATCCATAAAAAAAACAACACCCACAGAATTTAAGGAGCAGTTTAAAGGAGTTAAAAAGATAGAATGA
- a CDS encoding SusC/RagA family TonB-linked outer membrane protein, with product MRKTAIPVLLAFSVFGYAQEAKPADTTKTADIEEVVVTSLGIKKQARSLTYSSQQIGGDELTAVKTPNLLNSINGKVSNVQINRTNGVGSSVRVVMRGNKSVSNSQPLYVIDGIPIINDAGKAPEISQYSSMPDAGDVLSSINPDDIESMNFLKGASASALYGSAGGNGAILITTKKGKAGRSSISYSSSFSVERAYSLPKLQHSYLSYDPSVANDTPGASVQSWGAKGSSKDYLKDFLQNGTTWVNSLSFQSGNEKSTNYFSLGNTTNKGVVPLSYFDQYNVSFRNSSKFLDDKLTLDANFIGSIQNSENRQSPGVSFSPLTSLYWLPRGVDFDQYGGDNYSYIDKNRLLPAQNWWEVKPDGSFKGNPATQNPYWILNRDKVTVSNKNTYSAVALSYQINPWLTARVRGNYSWSISDSQRGISAYSDPALLVNGTNGRLLRNTYENSSTYGDVLLVGSPKLSEDISLDFTVGGSINTTRNKVTQIDNASLVTPNLFALNNLLWPGNRAPGDGYHYIYYNLKKQVQSFFASASVGYKNMLYLDMTFRNDWDSTLALTGRKGFDYESIGANAILSSVFKLPEVINFWKLRASYATVGLGLPPNISNAMLEYNKGYSFGVDAGTIVYPKSSFVTDPRYKDLFPKPELNKTFEAGTELRILRNRLNFDFTYYDSNATNQLLETLISSNLGGIPTGSYYINAGKIQNTGFESSLSYKIFNTGKFDWTTTLNGSVNKNKIVELFPSSLNIPQDQLFSLTGGGNYTKMKLGGSFGDIYGIKYQRDDQGRILVDKDGIPLATTGSLGYLGNPNPKFILGFNNNFNIGKLGISFLVDGKFGGQVLSLTEKANDVYGVSQASANARDAGGVSIPNSVYAPGTPNAGQIYTGKTDPKAYYKAIGGIENNTGIDEAYMYSATTVRLRQASVSYTFDVNSKYMRSATVSLVGTNLFFFYKKAPFDPEQVSGNTPGGVGVDSFGLPITRSIGLSLKANF from the coding sequence ATGAGAAAAACTGCTATACCGGTTTTATTAGCCTTTTCTGTGTTTGGATATGCACAAGAAGCTAAGCCAGCCGATACAACTAAAACAGCCGATATTGAAGAGGTTGTTGTGACATCTTTGGGGATCAAAAAACAAGCACGCTCTCTTACCTATTCAAGCCAACAGATTGGCGGAGATGAACTGACTGCTGTAAAGACTCCCAATCTTTTAAATTCCATCAACGGAAAAGTTTCCAATGTGCAGATCAATAGAACCAATGGTGTAGGAAGTTCCGTAAGAGTGGTAATGAGGGGGAATAAATCTGTATCTAATAGTCAGCCATTGTATGTGATCGATGGAATTCCAATCATCAATGATGCGGGGAAAGCTCCTGAGATCAGTCAGTATTCAAGTATGCCAGATGCGGGGGATGTATTAAGCTCCATCAACCCAGATGATATTGAAAGCATGAATTTTCTTAAAGGAGCTTCAGCTTCAGCGCTCTATGGTTCTGCAGGTGGTAACGGTGCAATATTAATCACAACAAAAAAGGGGAAAGCCGGAAGAAGTTCTATTAGCTATAGTTCTAGTTTCAGTGTAGAACGGGCATATAGTCTTCCTAAATTGCAACACAGTTATCTATCCTATGATCCATCTGTGGCGAACGACACTCCAGGTGCCTCTGTTCAGAGTTGGGGAGCAAAAGGATCTTCTAAGGATTACTTAAAAGATTTTCTACAAAACGGAACAACATGGGTTAATAGTCTTTCCTTTCAATCAGGAAATGAGAAATCAACAAATTATTTTTCTTTAGGAAATACAACCAACAAAGGAGTTGTTCCTCTTTCTTATTTTGATCAGTACAATGTCTCTTTCAGAAACTCCAGTAAATTTCTGGATGATAAATTAACGTTGGATGCTAACTTCATTGGTTCCATACAGAATAGTGAAAACAGACAATCCCCGGGGGTATCTTTTTCTCCCTTAACGAGTCTGTATTGGTTGCCTAGAGGAGTAGATTTTGATCAGTATGGGGGAGATAATTATTCCTACATTGATAAAAATCGTTTACTTCCAGCCCAAAATTGGTGGGAGGTAAAGCCAGACGGATCATTTAAAGGAAATCCTGCTACACAGAATCCATATTGGATATTGAATAGAGATAAGGTGACAGTAAGTAACAAAAATACATACAGTGCAGTAGCTCTATCCTACCAGATCAATCCTTGGTTGACTGCCAGAGTGCGTGGAAACTACAGCTGGAGTATCTCCGATAGCCAGAGAGGAATTTCTGCCTACTCAGACCCGGCATTGTTGGTCAATGGAACGAATGGAAGATTGCTTAGAAATACATATGAAAATTCTTCCACTTATGGAGATGTTTTATTGGTTGGTAGCCCAAAATTAAGTGAGGATATTTCTCTAGACTTTACAGTGGGAGGAAGTATTAATACAACAAGAAATAAAGTAACGCAAATTGATAACGCCAGTCTGGTAACACCCAATTTATTTGCACTAAATAACCTTTTGTGGCCAGGAAACAGGGCTCCGGGAGATGGGTATCATTATATTTATTATAACTTAAAAAAACAGGTACAGTCATTTTTTGCCAGTGCGTCTGTTGGATACAAAAATATGTTGTACCTGGACATGACATTCAGAAACGACTGGGATTCTACTTTGGCCTTAACTGGTAGAAAAGGATTTGACTACGAATCAATAGGTGCAAATGCTATATTATCCTCGGTCTTTAAACTTCCGGAAGTTATTAATTTCTGGAAATTAAGGGCATCTTATGCTACTGTTGGGCTAGGGTTGCCACCAAATATATCAAACGCAATGCTAGAATATAATAAAGGATATTCTTTTGGAGTAGACGCAGGAACAATTGTATATCCTAAGAGTTCATTTGTTACTGATCCCCGTTATAAGGATCTATTTCCAAAACCGGAGCTTAATAAAACATTTGAAGCAGGTACTGAATTGAGAATACTTAGAAACAGGCTTAATTTTGATTTTACTTATTATGACTCTAATGCTACTAATCAATTGTTAGAAACATTGATCTCTTCCAATTTAGGAGGCATTCCTACTGGTTCATATTATATTAATGCCGGAAAGATACAGAATACGGGGTTTGAATCTTCATTATCATACAAGATTTTCAACACAGGGAAATTTGATTGGACAACCACATTGAATGGATCTGTGAACAAAAACAAGATCGTGGAACTATTTCCGTCAAGCCTAAATATTCCTCAGGATCAACTGTTTTCATTGACTGGTGGTGGAAACTACACAAAAATGAAATTGGGAGGTTCGTTTGGTGATATTTATGGAATTAAATATCAAAGAGACGATCAGGGTCGTATTTTAGTGGATAAAGATGGTATTCCATTAGCAACTACAGGGAGCCTTGGTTATTTAGGTAACCCAAATCCTAAATTTATCTTAGGTTTTAACAATAATTTTAATATTGGTAAATTAGGCATTTCCTTCCTTGTTGATGGGAAATTTGGAGGACAGGTATTATCACTTACTGAAAAAGCGAATGATGTTTATGGTGTGAGCCAGGCTTCTGCGAATGCTCGTGATGCAGGAGGGGTATCTATTCCAAATTCAGTGTATGCACCGGGAACACCTAATGCAGGACAGATCTATACTGGCAAAACAGATCCAAAAGCATACTATAAAGCAATTGGAGGAATTGAAAATAATACAGGGATTGATGAGGCCTATATGTATAGTGCTACAACAGTACGTTTACGCCAGGCATCAGTCTCCTATACCTTTGATGTGAATTCAAAATATATGAGAAGTGCAACAGTAAGTCTTGTAGGAACGAATTTGTTTTTCTTCTATAAAAAGGCGCCGTTCGATCCTGAGCAGGTATCAGGAAATACACCTGGTGGTGTAGGGGTAGATTCATTTGGATTACCGATCACCCGATCTATTGGATTATCACTAAAAGCTAACTTCTAA
- a CDS encoding SusD/RagB family nutrient-binding outer membrane lipoprotein gives MKIINIKTWVLGVVVLASASGCTSELDQYNQEKLGGPENFYADFKLVVDPLVSMQRGLQADYQLYPNLSADMFSGMFSTASQFNGGKNNMTYYMMDGWNNRIIARQQDIFNYSINIDNAAKKIYPGIDFKGTFAVKKILRVITAARVSDNHGPVVYSKYDTPNANGTTDFDSQQNAYNQFIIDLTAAINDLQMIQNSPATQNVEDKSALKKADLVYQGNMGKWAKLANSLKLRLAMRMSYADPAKSKQYAEEALASSAGLITENEDNALISVGQSELSFIIYGWGDCLIGAPLMAYMNGYNDPRLPAYAIPATDSDAQINGKYIGIRQGIDLLNGKTTYGGFSQPQAKSANGDYFSATDGKMKLFTAAETWFLKAEAALRGYAGAGGIQADYETGVQQSFGEWGKSASVAAYLANNTATEAPYVDPKNTANNIGLGHPELSTITIAWNNADSNERKLERIITQKWLSLYPNGPEAWAEQRRTGYPILFKVRQNDSGGLISTDAMIRRIPFTVDTKNSLFNYPQALQYLGGADTGGTKLWWDKKP, from the coding sequence ATGAAAATCATTAATATAAAAACATGGGTACTAGGAGTGGTAGTATTAGCTTCTGCTTCCGGATGTACCAGTGAACTTGATCAATATAATCAGGAAAAGTTAGGAGGGCCTGAAAATTTTTATGCAGATTTTAAATTGGTGGTAGACCCTTTAGTTTCTATGCAGAGAGGGCTTCAGGCAGATTACCAGCTCTATCCTAATTTGAGTGCCGATATGTTCAGCGGGATGTTCAGTACAGCATCACAGTTTAATGGGGGAAAAAATAATATGACCTATTATATGATGGATGGATGGAACAACAGGATTATTGCTAGACAACAGGATATTTTCAATTATTCTATCAACATTGATAATGCTGCTAAGAAAATCTATCCAGGTATAGATTTTAAAGGAACATTTGCAGTTAAAAAAATATTGAGAGTAATTACTGCTGCAAGGGTTTCTGATAACCATGGTCCAGTAGTATACAGTAAATATGACACACCGAATGCCAATGGTACTACGGATTTTGATTCTCAACAAAATGCCTATAATCAGTTTATTATTGATCTTACGGCTGCTATTAATGATCTACAAATGATACAGAATAGCCCTGCAACACAAAATGTAGAAGATAAATCTGCATTAAAAAAAGCAGATTTAGTCTATCAGGGAAATATGGGTAAATGGGCAAAATTAGCTAACTCTCTTAAATTGAGGTTAGCGATGCGTATGAGTTATGCTGATCCTGCAAAATCCAAGCAATATGCTGAAGAAGCGCTTGCATCATCTGCAGGATTAATTACTGAAAATGAAGATAATGCTTTGATCAGCGTTGGTCAGTCTGAATTGAGTTTCATTATCTATGGTTGGGGAGATTGTCTTATAGGAGCACCATTAATGGCCTATATGAACGGGTATAATGACCCTAGACTTCCTGCCTATGCAATTCCTGCAACGGACAGTGATGCTCAAATTAATGGGAAGTATATTGGAATACGACAAGGAATTGATTTATTAAATGGGAAAACTACTTATGGAGGATTTTCTCAGCCACAGGCAAAATCGGCAAATGGAGATTATTTCTCTGCTACTGACGGTAAAATGAAATTGTTTACCGCTGCCGAAACCTGGTTCCTGAAAGCAGAAGCAGCACTGAGAGGTTATGCTGGAGCTGGTGGAATCCAGGCAGATTATGAAACTGGAGTTCAGCAATCTTTTGGTGAATGGGGGAAAAGCGCTAGTGTTGCTGCATATCTTGCCAATAACACTGCTACAGAAGCTCCGTATGTTGATCCAAAAAATACCGCTAATAATATAGGTCTTGGACACCCTGAATTGAGTACGATTACCATTGCCTGGAACAATGCTGATTCTAATGAACGAAAATTAGAAAGGATCATTACCCAAAAGTGGTTGTCGCTTTATCCTAACGGACCTGAAGCATGGGCAGAGCAAAGAAGAACCGGTTATCCTATTCTTTTCAAAGTAAGACAAAATGATAGTGGCGGGCTTATCAGTACAGATGCAATGATTCGTAGAATTCCATTTACTGTAGATACTAAAAATTCACTATTTAATTATCCTCAGGCCTTGCAATATTTAGGTGGAGCAGATACAGGTGGAACTAAACTATGGTGGGATAAGAAACCATAA